The genomic DNA GATTCTCACCCAAACTAAAAAAtatgagcatattactccagtccttaAATATTTACAATGGCTTCCAGTTAtgtttagaattgattttaaattactattactcatttataaatcactcaatggcctagaatctaaatacatttcagatatgcttgttgaatataaacctaacagacctctcagataattaggatcaagtcagacatacagagggttcactcaaaacaaggtgagacaatgtttagctattatgccacctgcagctggaaccagcttccagaagaggttagatgtgccccaacagtagccacattaaaatccagactgaaaacacttctgtttaACTGTGtattttctgactgagcattgtgctgcacattgatttcactgaatcgttttgcttttgtctttctttcattttaattattctattttattttatttttcatgttcttaattggtttttatttttttatgtacagtggatataaaaagtctacacacccctgttaaaacagcaggtttttgtgatgtaaaaaattaaagataaatcatttcagactttttgcacctttaatgtaaaaattacaatatatgcaatgccactgaaaaccaaaatgACACAATAGTCTATAGTTGaccaaactatagattctatcccttaaacCCTAactctactcctaaacctaaccctcacagaaaacgttctgcattttcaaaaaaaaaacattgtttagtatgttttttaagccttTTGGTTTGTAGCATAATTACATGTTTATAATCTAGAATAGTGCTAATGAATAGTCCCCGTAAACCAAATACTGtatacctgaacacacacacacagatgtaaaTAATCACATAAACTATGCAAGATCAATAAACTATTTCAGTTTCTTCTTGAAATATTTCATGAGGAAGCTGCACCCCTGCAGTAAAGGAACATCATTACGTCTCTTAACTGGTGAACAGAGAATCCTCACTGGCATGAACCAGTTAACTGAAACAATCTATACTGGCTTTGGCCTGCTCCATCTCATGAAGGAAGTTATAGAACTGGGGTAAAGTCAGCTCTAAAGGGGAAGAGATGCAAACAAATGTATCAAAATTATGAAGAGTCAAATGAATgccaaaaaagctaaatcaggtATGATTAAGAATTTAGACAATGGATTTTAAGAGAGCTCACCCATGTAcacattttctgttgtgtttcctTTTCTGACTACCAGCTTAAGCTGTTAGAAGAAAGAAGAAAGTTCAATGAATGAAATGCCACCTTTAACTTtgacattccagatgtgtatgactttcttccttctgctgaacacaaacaaagatgtttagacaaatattttagctctgcaagtccatacaatgcaagtgcatggtggccagaccttagaaggtccaaaaagcacataaaggcagcataaaagtaatccgtatgactccagtggttagataTATGTCtcaagaagcgatatgatagatgtggatgagaaacagatcaatatttcatttaattaattaattcattttatattataaattctcctccctgcccagtatgtggtgttacgcacaaagaatgcaaatcgccaaaccaaaagaagaatgtgaaagtaaaactggagatttatagtaataaaggacttaaatattgatctgtttctcacccacacttatcatatcgcttctgaagagattgatttaaccactggagtcatacagattacttttaagctgcctttatgtgcttttttgaccttcatagttttggtcaccattcacttgcattgtatgaacctacagagctgaactacttttctaaaatctttgtttgcgttctgcagaggaaagaaagtaatagacatctgggattgcatgagggtgagtaaatgatgagagaattttcatttttgggtgaacaatccctttaaaaccCATGTTCGGTGATCGGATcacaatcagaattcacttcatcACATTAAAAGCCAGGTGTAAATGCACAAAGATGGAACTGATTCGGACCACCTTTGATGAAGGTACAAATGCTAATCCGCTTCAGTTATCCACATATAACTGAATAATATAACACAGTGGATGCACAATGGGTTACAATGtctttgtaaaggtgtaaatgcaatccagttaaagaataaaataagagGTGTAAAGGGAGCCAAGCAGTCACATAAATGCATATTTTTACTTTGGCACTATTCCAAAATTTTCCAGAAGAAAGATGTTACACTAACAACACAAGGACATTGACTAAGCCTATGACCACTGAAGTTTACAAACGAAAAACATCATACCCACTTTTAGCCACAGATACCACACTATGCGTGTCAAACAGTGAAACCTTAAGGGAAGGATAGTCTGTTAACGTTCTGCAGTTTAATGGTACGGTGTGCAAAATGTTTACCTGTAGAAAAATGTTTCCAGTCTTTTGCAGATCACTTGTACCAACAGTAActgcaaataattatatatttatattattcacACACTATTCAGGTCACAACACATtatatttatgttctttttttacattgtaagtaatgtagatatactgtacaatgtaaaGATTTAGCCAGTGCTTACCACCAAATTTCCACTCCATGTCAACAAGCTGGTTGACCATCAATGTCTGTCCCACTGCCAATCTGAACAAAACAGGGTAGTGGACTCTCCACTGAAATAAATGGAGAGACATATGACATCATAAAGTAGGCAtgcagtattttacagtaatacCCACCCACCACTGCATGGACACAACATATCAGAAATACCAAAGttaattcttaaaataatgtttagATGTACCTGGTCAGAAAAATAACTGGCCTTGTCCTCATTTAATCCTGTAATTAAGATGAAAAAATAAGATTGTTAAATATGGACACATAAGCGATATTATCAAATTATGGGTGTGAGAAAAGATCATACCTAATGAAAGCAAGTCCACCTTCACCTGTTCAGCTGTCAGGTTTCTTTTTAAAGCACCTGAGAAGGGAGGCAGAAATTaacattcagaatcagaattagctttatttccaagtatgcttacacatacaaggaatttgtcttggtgacaggagcttccagtgcacaacaatacaatacagcaacaagacatagataataataaaaaaataataaaaaaaataaaataaataaaaatagaataaaaagaaaaatggaatagaaaataaagtatatatagaatacacaataagacaatatatatatatatatatatatatatatatatatatatatatatatatatatatacacatacacacacacacacacacacacacacacacacacacacagtgcaaaaacaaatctgttatatacagtgcaagggaatgtaatggcagaatagGTAGGatgtgttagataaatataaaaagactgaactgtgaattgcacataattattgctcaaaggggcagttttaacagtTCATGATATGGATAGCCtgaagaaaaaactgttcctgtgcctgacagttctggtgctcagagctctgtagcgtcggccagaaggcaacagttcaaagaagtAGTGGGCAGTActactggtgaaggaagtacaacctctgctgggcctttttcacaatggagtcaatgtgggtctcccacttcaggtcctgtgagatggtagtgcccaggaacctgaatgactccactgctgccacagtgctgtttagaatggtgagggggtcagtgttggggtgatcctcctaaagtccacaatcatctccaccattttgagcgtgttcagctccatgttgttttgactacaccagtgaaccagccgttcaacctcccttcggtatacagactcatcgtcatcttggatgaggccgatgacagtagtgtcatctgcaaacttcaggagcttgacagaggggtccttggtggagCAGTCATTTTtttatacagggagaagagtagtggggagagcacacatccatggggggcacctgtgctgattgtacaggtgctggaagtgaatttcccatctcactagctgctgcctgtccgtcagaaagctggtaatccactgacagatagacgtgggaacagagagttggtgtaatttagtctggagaatagctgggatgatggtgttgaaagctgaactgaagtccacaaaaaggatccttgaatatgtccctggtctgtccagatgttgcaggatatgatgcaatcccatgttgactgcatcctccacagacctgtttgctcgataagcaaattggaggggatctagaaagggtccagtgatgtccttcaggtgggccaacaccagtctctcaaatgatttcatgaccacagacatcagggtgatgggtctgtagtcattaagtcctgtttttTTGGGtatctttgggacaggaatgatgattgagtgtttgaagcagcatggggcTTCACACTGCTCCTGTGATCTATTGATGATCAGTGTGAagatgttttgtggaataacacaccttcgggacagttatgtggatgaatctacacgttctttgtgtttatgccgcctactggctggagtttgttttatagattatctgttgttgtgtaactgtctcacaaaatttgtatagaaacaccagacttgagcaatccggcagcaaagttgtcgcagtggctctcgtaggtgtacatggactgtttgagttcagAGGGATGGACgctagttggcgctgtcgtgcacacgtttttgttttttctgttcggttctgggggaagttcggggtttgattgttgcactaatgttggaatgtggtctttataattttgtatctttttttatatataagtccctcatttcatctgttgttgattgctcaattggaaacattttagactcagatcacaccctgggtgagtttagaggtgctgccacatacagagaaaaggaaatcatatagttggcattttaatgtatcccttctgcgaaatcctgaattccaacaaatgtaaatggctgaaatcagtgtctatatggagaccaactggaccaactggtccttagtactctctgtgggcatggcttgggagacaCATGGCAAGATGGTTCTTAGatgccggatcatacagtatgtcccattcaccaaaaaatccaaagcacgagaactcatgaaGTTGagagggaatattaaaaatgcagaggcagagctgaagcgctgcatgtcatctgatggcctcagagaattgacccgattgaaatacagatataacactattttgtcacagaaggtggggttttggctattcaggcaagacagtcatactttgagttgggggcaagacaggaaaacttctggctagatatataaaacagagagagtctttttctaccattccctcaaatctgctggtggtgaaatatttacctcggccattgatattaataatgcttttaaagaatctatcttgatctctatagttccacgtcttcgtctactgatgaggatattagaaactttgtggaaccattagaactttctaacctgacagctgagcaaaaagattctattgattttgagataaccttggaggagcttggcaaatTAATTAAGACTTTGcccacaggcaaggctccggggccagatggctttgccgctgagttttttagatcttatgtgacagaattggctccacttttgctagaagtttatacggaatcattaaagaatggaacacttctgccaaccatgatgcaaacCTGGATcagcctgattcttaaaaaggacaaagatccaagtgagtgtaagagttaccgtccaatttccctgatccagctagacattaaaatattgtcaaaaattttggctaactgattaagtaatgttatgacatctcttatacatatagatcaggtggggtttattcggggccatagctcttctgataacattaggcgtttcatcaatatcatgtggtcagtggtgaatgatcagactccggtcgctgccatctcacttgaagccgaaaaggcgtttgatatggtagaatgggattatctttttaagattttggaaatatacgggttcaggagtacttttattggttggattaagttactttatggacacccggtagcggcggtacaaacgaatggattaatttcagatcattttactctggataggggcacctggcagggttgccctctttcccctttattgttctgtcttgccctggaaccattagcagctgtgataagaaaggaagatgattttccaggggtggtggcgggaggtgtggcacataagcttttgctttacgcagatgatattttattattcatctccaaccctactagatctatgccttccctccacagaattattaattccttttctaagttctcaggatacagggttaattggtctaaatccgaagctttatcTCTAACAGCGTACTgccggtaacagcttttcagccggatGCCTTCctttggcccaaacagggcattaagtatttgggtatttcatttccagcaaatttgtgtaatttagttagagttaattttgaccctttaataaaaaggttttcgagcgttgtgggcaggtgggcttcaatacatttatctatgattgggaaggttaatgttattaaaatgaagtctgcatctagagatgcaagggtgcgccttatgcaatttaagattttacatcgattctactggaccccctctagattgtataggcttggtcttaaagacacacccacctgctggtgatgccaatcagaagatggagacacaacccatgttgttaagatccaagaattttggttgaaggttcagagttttatgtgtgacttattgggcactcggatttcggtttgccccagactctgtgttttgggcgatgaagtggtcattgatgtggggaataaacacatcaaaaattgggttctgaccagtgtaatgatcaccagacaaattattttaaggggatggaggtcggctggagcacccccatttcagaaGTGGTGCACGgcgatggggagggtggcggcttttgaggaagtgtaatttagaagactgggtaacttggatttgtttgttgggaaatggggcaactatttgtttggaaggctctcggggaggggcagtggagagagaggtacagtataggtataaatgtgtgtgattattatatatgtatgtatatatatatatatatatatatatatatatatatatatatatatatatatatatatatatatttatttattttattttttttgtgtgtgtatatactcatgtgaccacaggaatgtttgttgaagGTCAGGGCGGGTTGGGGTTTGGGAGGGGTAATATTGGTGGTTAAtagttgattctatgtatatatgttttgcttttctttatttactgtatgaatCAACAAAAAAATTTTAATCACAAGAATACCTGTAGTTCAGCGAGTGTTTGTTTTGATTGGCACTTTAACGAGTTGTGCGGTTGTTTTTATTACATCCATGCAATGTGTGATTAGGATGAATGTTTCTTTTTACATTCTGTTATATctacaactgactgtaaataacagaaaggatataAACAGAgacattatgaaattaaaatgtattgcgtGGATCTCGACTtcgtacaagttctcaaattcatatctacaagctcttgagttttgcaacacttttaatTTTCAACAGGCATCCAACAGGTGCATTACACTGGTCTGTAGCCATGCTGTCAAActgagaatgttgtgaaaacagtcaatGGAAAAGTTCAACCAAAATAAATCAGAGTTGATCTCGTGAAaagcaatgtaaatgtaactatgctctgtaataaaatattacatttacggtaaaatacttacagctgtggttgccagaaatttactgaaaaaaattGTTTCCGGCTTTACAAAATGCATTTTGATGCCCGTATATTTTAAGgttcactaccgtttatattattaaacaatataaaCTTAATGTAGTAACCTTCTGGGactaaaagtctgcttttcactatTGTTAATCATCGTAGTAACTACAAAAGACTACATGATGACGTTCATCAAGAGACAGTGCACAAtactcacacaaactcactcacacaaacacaaaacaccatcaggataacacaGGTGAAACTAAATAATGcaacaaacattaaataaactacataaaatacaaCACAGAACAACCCAATGTACAtacatgatattaaaaataagaagaaacataacttttcctataaaatataatgaaatgtgatgggtcatgcagtGACTTCTGAGAATGCctgataaaaaaatgtatgtcacgGTCATCAGATGTGCTGATTGGTTATGAAGTATTTTAAATTTGGTGCTATTGCACTGTGTTTGTAAATGCCTGATGAAGGTCATGTGACCGAAACGTTgtcataaatacattttgtaatactCTTTGCAAGCTAAGAAAGTGTgcgggatttttttcttttttattgactTTGCTGCAGCTTATGTCCTACGCACCAGTCTAATACTTTTCAGGTGTGTGAGGTTAGGTATTCATTGATTACAATAgcttactgtaaaaagtacatgtattctcttgttaaacataatatacattttaaatgttatttatatggTATAGTTATACTTTTTcgttttttttacaatattttaccgcaaaattacatgttttgtcttgttaaatatatatatatatatatttaccgtaaatcagtggttctcaacctttttgactccaaggcccccaactgtccaagacaatatttgaaggccccctcgcccgaaactagacgtgtctgattaaaataattaatcatggatcatGGTCAtttaagtttcagaaagagtctgtttataatttgtgggcatacatattaaagtatttttagcattttaattaagttggattattttaatatttcttattttaaattaatttgatgtcatcttgaggcccccttggaagtgtgctgaggccccctagtgtgTCCCAGCCCTCTGGTTGAGAACTACTGCTGTAAATGTTAAGGTAACTAACTACTGGTtaaccaattaacgtttttttactgtagcatttatacattcttttaaaattaattttattattttaattacaattattctttttaaattaagcaaattttttacagtgtggcatGTCACGGCTCAACTTAAGCGTGGTGACAATGCAATCCACGACAACTCCGGACCCACAGCAGCCAAATATGTG from Myxocyprinus asiaticus isolate MX2 ecotype Aquarium Trade chromosome 29, UBuf_Myxa_2, whole genome shotgun sequence includes the following:
- the LOC127420414 gene encoding COMM domain-containing protein 7-like isoform X1, which produces MLQLHFTNDTLPDSVSNDFQNLNKFWEQQFVSLTEILYQFLLEPKESERFLHQLMEFAGENGMSAGPLRGLMKSVLLLLQGALKRNLTAEQVKVDLLSLGLNEDKASYFSDQWRVHYPVLFRLAVGQTLMVNQLVDMEWKFGVTVGTSDLQKTGNIFLQLKLVVRKGNTTENVYMELTLPQFYNFLHEMEQAKASIDCFS
- the LOC127420414 gene encoding COMM domain-containing protein 7-like isoform X2, producing MLQLHFTNDTLPDSVSNDFQNLNKFWEQQFVSLTEILYQFLLEPKESERFLHQLMEFAGENGMSAGPLRGLMKSVLLLLQGALKRNLTAEQVKVDLLSLGLNEDKASYFSDQWRVHYPVLFRLAVGQTLMVNQLVDMEWKFGVTVGTSDLQKTGNIFLQS